A single region of the Mycobacterium lentiflavum genome encodes:
- a CDS encoding HNH endonuclease signature motif containing protein → MSSTVSAGAVAVSPGERLEVLFEELAELTGQRNAIDGRIVEIVAEVDRDELCGVTGARSVAALVAWKLGCSSANAHTIATIAGRLAEFPRCAQGMREGRLSADQVGVIAARAGAGADEHYAALAEVATVSQLRTAVKLEPRPEPQPQPQPSITKTCDEEFTCWRIKLPHHDAAKFDAALASHRDALIAEWKLAHGKGDGASDLRPPVPGTVEALMRLVETGWDAEAARRPHGQHTTVVVHVDVEQRVAALHLGPLLSEAERRYLSCDASCEVWFERHGEVIGAGRATRLVNRRLRRALEYRHPACAVPGCGATRGLHAHHIRHWEDGGSTELVNLVLVCPYHHRLHHRGVITITGSADALIVTDHTGRPLSPGSLARPPTQPPPAVPPCPGPTGERAQWWWYEPFQPQPPPTHNQTNHPVPC, encoded by the coding sequence ATGTCTTCGACCGTATCCGCCGGCGCTGTGGCGGTGAGTCCTGGCGAGCGGCTGGAGGTGTTGTTCGAGGAGTTGGCGGAGTTGACGGGTCAGCGTAATGCGATTGATGGGCGCATCGTGGAGATCGTGGCCGAGGTCGATCGCGACGAGCTGTGTGGCGTGACGGGCGCGCGGTCGGTGGCGGCGTTGGTGGCCTGGAAGCTCGGTTGCTCGTCGGCAAATGCCCACACGATCGCCACGATCGCGGGCCGGCTGGCGGAGTTTCCCCGCTGCGCTCAGGGTATGCGGGAGGGGCGACTGTCGGCCGATCAGGTCGGTGTGATCGCGGCGCGGGCCGGGGCGGGAGCTGATGAGCACTACGCGGCGCTGGCAGAGGTCGCGACGGTCAGCCAGTTGCGCACCGCGGTCAAGCTGGAACCGCGACCCGAGCCTCAGCCGCAACCTCAACCTTCGATTACCAAAACCTGCGACGAGGAGTTCACGTGTTGGCGGATCAAACTGCCGCACCACGACGCCGCAAAGTTCGACGCCGCCTTGGCGTCTCATCGCGATGCGCTGATCGCCGAGTGGAAGCTTGCGCACGGCAAGGGTGACGGCGCGTCAGATCTGCGGCCGCCGGTGCCGGGCACTGTCGAGGCGTTGATGCGCCTGGTCGAGACGGGGTGGGACGCCGAGGCGGCCCGCCGCCCGCATGGGCAGCACACCACTGTGGTGGTGCACGTCGATGTGGAGCAGCGTGTTGCGGCGCTGCATTTGGGTCCGCTGCTGTCCGAGGCCGAGCGCCGCTACCTGAGCTGTGATGCCAGCTGTGAAGTGTGGTTCGAACGCCACGGCGAGGTCATCGGTGCCGGGCGCGCAACCCGGCTGGTCAACCGGCGGCTGCGCCGCGCGCTCGAGTATCGCCATCCCGCGTGCGCGGTTCCTGGCTGTGGGGCCACGCGTGGTCTGCACGCCCATCACATCCGGCACTGGGAAGACGGCGGCTCCACCGAGTTGGTCAACCTGGTGTTGGTGTGCCCGTATCACCATCGGTTGCACCATCGGGGCGTGATCACCATCACCGGCTCCGCGGACGCTCTCATCGTCACCGACCACACCGGCCGACCGCTCAGCCCGGGATCGCTGGCGCGCCCACCAACCCAACCCCCGCCCGCTGTCCCGCCATGCCCCGGGCCCACCGGCGAACGCGCCCAGTGGTGGTGGTATGAACCCTTCCAACCACAACCACCACCAACACACAACCAGACCAATCACCCGGTCCCGTGCTGA